From a region of the Alnus glutinosa chromosome 1, dhAlnGlut1.1, whole genome shotgun sequence genome:
- the LOC133851302 gene encoding probable sugar phosphate/phosphate translocator At3g17430: MINKTLVLTYLYLLIYILLSSGVILYNKWVLSPKYFDFPFPITLTMIHMGFSGAVAFLLVRVFKVVTPVKMTFEIYATCVIPISAFFASSLWFGNTAYLHISVAFIQMLKALMPVATFMMAVMCGTDKPRCDIFLNTVLVSVGVVISSYGEIHFNVVGTAYQVTGIFAEALRLVLTQVLLQKKGLTLNPITSLYYIAPCSFMFLFVPWCLLEKPGMQVSQNQFNFWIFFSNALCALALNFSIFLVIGRTGAVTIRVAGVLKDWILIALSTVIFPESTITGLNIIGYAIALCGVVMYNYIKVKDVRASQQSVEGLPERMTKDWKLEKKSSDIFVPSNISDSSRGSSGGNGAASDSNVDEEAPLLSTSRLSHIGRTQIVRDS; this comes from the exons atgattaaCAAAACGCTCGTTTTGACTTACCTGTACCTGCTAATCTACATTTTGCTTTCCTCCGGGGTCATATTGTACAACAAG TGGGTTCTGTCTCCGAAATACTTCGACTTTCCGTTTCCTATAACGCTCACAATGATCCACATGGGGTTTTCCGGAGCCGTGGCGTTTTTGCTTGTTCGCGTTTTCAAG GTTGTAACTCCTGTCAAAATGACATTTGAAAT ATATGCAACATGTGTGATACCAATAAGTGCCTTCTTTGCATCAAGTCTTTG GTTTGGTAACACTGCTTACTTGCACATTTCTGTGGCCTTCATCCAGATGCTCAAAGCCTTAA TGCCTGTGGCAACATTCATGATGGCTGTCATGTGTGGCACTGACAAGCCAAGGTGTGACATATTCTTGAACACGGTGCTGGTCAGTGTTGGAGTTGTCATTTCCTCGTATGGGGAGATTCATTTTAATGTAGTTGGTACAGCATACCAGGTTACAGGCATCTTTGCAGAAGCTCTTAGGCTTGTCTTAACACAAGTCCTTCTTCAAAAGAAGGGCCTGACTCTAAATCCCATCACCAGCTTATATTACATAGCTCCGTGCAG ttttatgtttttgtttgtgcCTTGGTGTTTACTGGAGAAGCCTGGGATGCAAGTTTCACAGAATCAGTTTAACTTCTGGATCTTTTTCTCCAATGCTCTTTGTGCTTTGGCCCTGAACTTCTCCATTTTCTTAGTAATTGGCAGAACAGGAGCAGTTACCATTCGGGTAGCTGGTGTTCTGAAAGACTGGATATTGATAGCCCTTTCAACTGTCATATTTCCAGAGTCCACAATAACAGGGCTGAATATAATTGGCTATGCAATTG CACTATGTGGTGTTGTCATGTACAATTACATAAAGGTCAAGGATGTTCGAGCATCTCAACAATCTGTTGAAGGTCTTCCTGAAAGAATGACAAAG GATTGGAAGTTGGAGAAGAAGTCATCTGACATATTTGTGCCTAGTAATATCAGTGATAGCAGCAGGGGAAGCAGTGGAGGGAATGGTGCTGCCTCCGATTCGAATGTTGATGAAGAAGCACCTCTGCTTTCAACATCAAGATTATCTCATATCGGGCGTACACAAATCGTGCGTGATTCGTGA
- the LOC133851320 gene encoding novel plant SNARE 13: protein MASDLPMGPQLEQIHGEIRDNFRALANGFQRLDKIKDSNRQSKQLEELTGRMRECKRLVKEFDRELKDEEGKNPPEVNKQLNDEKQSMVKELNSYVALRKTYMNTLGNKRVELFDGGAGVSEPTADDNVQVASSMSNQELINAGTRTMDETDQAIERTKKVVEQTVEVGTQTAVTLKGQTEQMGRIVNELDTINFSIKKASQLVKEIGRQVATDKCIMLFLFLIVCGVIAIIIVKIVNPSNKNIRDIPGLAPPVPSRRLLWAAEHFD from the exons AAATGGATTCCAGAGGCTGGATAAGATCAAAGACTCCAATAGACAAAGTAAACAACTGGAAGAACTTACGGGAAGGATGAGAGAGTGTAAAAG ATTAGTCAAGGAGTTTGATCGTGAACTTAAAGATGAGGAGGGCAAAAATCCTCCCGAGGTTAACAAGCAACTCAATGATGAGAAGCAGTCTATG GTCAAAGAGCTGAATTCATATGTGGCATTGAGAAAAAC GTATATGAATACCCTTGGTAATAAGAGAGTTGAACTCTTTGATGGGGGAGCAGGAGTTAGTGAACCTACGGCTGATGACAATGTCCAAGTAGCATCAT CTATGTCTAATCAAGAACTTATAAATGCTGGGACGAGGACAATGGATGAGACTGATCAGGCCATTGAACGAACTAAAAAG GTTGTGGAACAAACAGTTGAAGTGGGAACTCAAACTGCTGTTACATTAAAGGGCCAA ACTGAACAAATGGGCCGTATTGTTAATGAGCTGGATACAATTAACTTCTCAATTAAGAAGGCCTCCCAGCTTGTGAAGGAGATTGGTAGGCAG GTGGCTACAGACAAATGCATCATGCTTTTTCTATTCCTTATTGTCTGTGGTGTAATAGCCATTATTATTGTCAAG ATTGTGAACCCCAGTAACAAAAATATCAGGGACATCCCGGGATTGGCACCTCCAGTTCCCTCAAGGAGGCTTTTGTGGGCTGCAGAACATTTTGATTAG